The window ACCGCCAGCGTGATGTACGCTTCGGCAGTCCCGATCGCATCGCGCGTTTCTTTTGCGCGCGCGAGCGCACGCTGCGCGGATTGCAAACCCGCCGCGTACTCGCCGCGTGCCGCGAGCGCCATGCCCAGGTTTCCCATCGTCGCAATCCACTCGGACCAACTCTCCGCTTTTTCAAGTGGTGCGAGCGCCTGCTTGAGCAGAACACTCGCCGCGCCGAACTGACCCTGGATGTTCATCATGCGCCCGATGACGGACGAAGGAAACGCGAGCAATGCTTCATCGCCGAATTCGGCGGCGACCGGCAGAACGCGCATCAAATAGTCCACCGCACGCGGCAATTCATTGTTGTACGCGTGGATGCGCCCGAACCAGTAATGCACTTGCGCGAGACGTAACCGGTCGGTCGGTTCGTCCTCGCCGATCTGTTCGCGTAAAAGCGATTCGGCTTGAATGACGCGCGCGAGATTATCTTGCGCCGAATCACTCGCGTACGCCACGGCGACGGACTGGATGAGTGTGTCCACGCGCGCACGCGCAGTCTCGCGCGTGCGCGGCAACGCGTCGAGCGCGTGTAACGCTTGCGCGAAATGGGCGCGCGCTTCGGCGTACGCGTTGAGGCGGGCGGCGCGTTTGCCGGCGCGCAACGCATACGCGAGCAATTTTTCCGGGTCGTCGGCTTCGGCGTAATGTTGCGCGAGCAACGCGGCAATTTCGTCGAGACGTTCCGCGAACAAATCTTCGTACGCCAGCGCGACCGCGCGATGAATCTCGCGGCGCGAACGGAGCAAGAGCGATTGATACGCGCGTTCCTGCATCAATGCGTGCTTGAACATGTACTCGCCGCGCGTGTCAGTGCGCGCGTGCAAAATGTCGAGCGATTCCAATTCGGCGAGTGTGGCGGGCAAACTCATTGTGACGATTCCTGCGCGATGCCGCGCGCGAACGCGCGGCGCAAATCGGGGTGCGTCAAGCAACGATCCAGTTCACCGATCACCTGCGCGAGTTCGGCGCGCGCTTGATCGCCGTCGCGGTGAAGCGCGAGCGCATCGCGCCGCGCGTGGACGCGAATCGGAAAATAACTCAATCGGTCGGCGAGATCGCGCGCGGCAAGATAGAAACTTTCCGCCGCCATCGTTTCGCCGCGTGCGTGATGAATGTGCGCTTGGAGCATCAACCCGCGCGCGCGATATTTTGCGGATCGCGTGCGCGTCGCAGCATTGAGCAATTGTTCGGTTTCGTCGGTCGCCAGTGTCAACTCGCCGCGCGCGAGATGCAAGCGCGCACATGCGTCGGCGAAACGCATTTGCCAACGCCACGCGTGAAAACCGAATTCAGGTCGCCCGATCCACTGCCCGACCTGATCGCGATATATTTCGGCTTGCGTGAGCTTGCCGAGCGCGATGCAATCGAGCATCAAGTTGATGAGCGTGCTGATTTCGGGCGGACGCACCGACGCGGATTGCGCGATCTGCAATCCCGCGCAGTCGAGTTCGAACGCGGTTTCCCAATCGCCCAGTTCCGCCGCAAGCCACGCACGCGTGTTCGGATACTGCGCGAGTCCGAATGGATTGCGCGCCTCTTTCGCCAAGGCGTGTCCTTGTTCGAGCGCGTCGAGCGCGGCATCATAGTTGCCGCGTCCGGCTTGCGCGCGCGTGAGCAAATAGAGCGAAACAATTTCGCCGACGCGATCCTGCAAGCCGTTTTTGATTTCGTACGCCTTGCGCGCGCACGCCGCCGCGCGCGCGAAACGCCCCATAAAATTATCTTGGATGCCAAGATAAAACCAGCATTCGCCTTCGAGCACGCGTTCTTCGCCGGTTTGACTGGCGAACAGCGCGCGGCGCAAACGCGGGTACGCGTGTTGCAAGTTCCCTTCGGCTTGCGCGACGAGACCCTGGACGAGGTACGCGCGCAGCGCGACCGGTTGGTCTTGCAATTCGCGCGCGCGCGCGTCGGTCTCGAACGCCATCTCGATCGCTTCCGCACCGCGCCCGTTCAGCCACAACGTCCACGCGATCCGCGACATGATGCGGCACTCGTCGTACGCGCGGTGCGCCGCGCGCGCGAGTGGCAGCGCAGTGCGGTAATCGTCCAATGCTTCGGTGTACTGGCTGAAGAATTCGTATACCTGGGCGCGTGCGGTGTACAGCGCGACCAGTTCTTCGGGTGGCGCGTGCGCGCCCAGCGCAATCGCGCGCGTCAGCAGATCGAGCGCCTCTTGGTTCGCATAATGGCGCGACGCGTTTTGCGCGGCGCGAAACAGATAACGTCGCGCGCGGTCGGGCACCTCGGCGCGTTCCCAGTGGAACGCGAGCACTTCGCTCAATTTGCCTTTGCGGTCGGGGTACGCGCGTTCCATTGCCTCGGCGACCGCGCGGTGCAGCGCACGGCGTTGCGTCTTCAGCAACGATTTGTACACCGTCTCTTGCGTGAGTGTGTGTTTGAAGATGAACGCGGCGTCTGGCTCATCGAGATGGCGAATCAGTTCTTCGCTCGTCAGTTGCGCGAGTAGGGCATCCCAGTTGGTCATCGCATCACCGCGCGGACATCCGGCAGATTCAAAAACGATTCACAAAATTCTAGCGGCATGTGTGTTCATTGTTCCAGAATTTTTTTGATGCGATTTAGACTTTTCAAATTCTCAGCCGGCACCTGGCGTTTACGGATCAGCAAAAGAATCTGTCCCAGGAGACCAAGCGGATGAAAGGTTACATGCTGAACGAGATGGGTTCCACCTGCTGGTGCGCTCATCCGAAATTCCCAGTTCGTCCGAAAGACGCGATAGTCGGTGGACTCCCAGCCGACGCGGTGCGGCGCATCCAGTGCAGTGATGCGCGCGAAACTCACGATTTTCGTCGGCAATATCTCGCTCGCCTTGAATTTGGCGCCAACGCCGATCTGCCCAGGGGTTGTTTGTTCAATCGTGGCGACGCTCATTGACCATTCGTTATGCCGCGTGAAATCTGCCAGATAGCGATACACTTGGTCTATCGGTGCGGCGATGCCAATGCTAACCTCATTTTGCCACATGGCGAACCTCCAATTTTCTGACGGATGGTAAATTCAAGAACGAAGCGCGCAATTCTGCTGGCGCGCGTTCCGCAATGTCCACAACCAGTTTGCGCGATTCCGCAAAAAAACTTTGCGCGCGGCTTGTTTCGCCGATAGCCAATTCGATTTCGCCGAGCGCGCCGAAAATTTGCCACAGTAGCCAGCGCGCCTGCAATGCCACCGCGCCATCGCGCGCTCGTAACAAACTCGCACGCGCTTGTTCGGGGCGACCGAGCGCGTGTTCCGCTAATCCTTTGTAAAATAAACTTTCAGGGATTGAAGCCCGCAGACTAGATTCTTCCAATTGTCGCAACAATCGCACCGAGGCGTCGAGCGTGGCGGCGTACTCACCTTGCGCGAAGGTCAAGCGCACATTGGCAAGCAATCCATAGAATGAAAAGAGCGGGCTGATATGGTCCGCATTGCTCGGAAACAAATCGAATGTCGCGGCGGCTTGCGCGAGATCCTTCATCCAGAGAAAAATTTGAACGAGTGTGCTTTGCGCGTACGGACGCACTCCGGCATAATGCGCGTCGGCAAATTCAAGCGCGCCGCGCGCGTGCTCTAGCCCGCGCTCGAACGCGCCCAGACTGGCAAGCGCAATTCCCAGGTCGGCGCGGGTTATCAATTGCGGCAACGAATACCCTGATTGTGCGCTCAAGCGCAGCGTCTCTTCCATTACGTCAATCGCGCGCGTGCTCTCGCCACGCGCCCAATATACGGCGCCGACCATCGAAAGACTGTATGTTTGCCCCCACAAATTCCCGATGTCTTGGCTGATCCGAGACGCCTCGTCCGAAAGAGCGAGCGCTTCATCCCATTCGCCATTAAACGTATCGTAGAGACTCGTCGTTGCCAGACTGTCCGCCAGCATCGGCAAATTTCCCTGCTCACGCCAACGCAGCGTGGCTTCTTGAATCAGTTCCCGCGCGCGATTGAAATTTCCGCTGAAACCGTACGCGTGCGACAGATCATTCAGCGTGAACGCGGTTTGCTCGACAAGATTCAGTTCGCGCGCAATTGCAAGCGATGCTTCGCCCGCCTCGCACGCATGTACCCAGCGATTGGTAAAACGATAGAGATTGACGAGAATCCACAGGATTTTCGATTCTGCCGCGCGGTCGGTGGTTTCGCGCGCGAGGAGCAACGCCTTTTCCGCCAACGGTTCGCCGAGGGATGGATTGAATTCCGAATTGGCGGTGCAGCGAATTTGGCACTGGGCGACGAGCGCGCTGAGTACCAACGTGCGGTCGCCGCGCGTGCGTGCAAGTTCTTCCATCTCCGCGTAATTGGCAAGCGCGGCAGGAAACTGCGAAGCCAATTCCAATTCGCGCCCGCGCCGCGAATACAAATATCGAATCCGCATATTATCCGCACTCGCACGCGCAATCTCAATGGCGCGCGTGAAATGCGCGACGGCTTCGGCGTTGGCGTAAACGCGCGCCGCCCAATCTCCCGCACGCGCCGCGTACTCGAGCGTTTTCGCGTCATGCTCGGCGGCGGCATAATGTTGCGCGAGCAACGCCGCGAATTCGTCCAGGCGCTCCGCGTATCGTAGCTCAAGTGTCTGCGCGACCTGCAAGTGGATATCGCGCCGCGTTTTTTTCAAAATCGCTGCGTATGCCGCGTCCTGGGTCAACGCGTTCATGAAGATGTACGTCGCTTCCTCTTCGCTAAAGCGTCGCACAAGTTGCGCGGTTTCGAGTTGCGTGAGGATGTTTTCAATTTTCATGGTCAATGCATCACGGCGCGCACATCCGGCAAATTCAAAAACGATGTGCGCAATTCCTCAGGCGTGTGCGCGGCGATGTACTCTATCACCACGCGCGCGTGAGTGCGTAAAGTATTCGCTTCGTGGATGTTGCCGCGTGCGGCTTCGATCTCGCTCAACGCGGCGTAAATGCGCCAGAGGAGCCAACGCGAGTTGAGTCTTATTGCTTCGGCGCGCCCTTCGGCAAAACACTCCCACGCGTCGGCGGATTTATTTTGGCGTTGTAGGGCAATCCCTTTCAGGTACAACGCGTTCGACAAGAATTGCCACAATCGGCGCGAACGTTGAAACTCAATCAATTGGTCGCTGGCTTGAATCGCGCGGGCGAGATCGTTCTGCGCGAGCGCCAATTCCGCGCTGACCACCAGCATCCCCGAGCCGAATAACGATGTGCGGTCGGTCGCCGAGAGAAGTGGATTTGTTTCATTGACGAGCGTCTCGGCAGATGCAATATCGCCATCCAGCAAATGCAAATGCGCGAGTCGGGCGCTCGTCCAGACGCGCATGACGTGCGCGAGCCGCCTGCCTTCGATCTGCGCCAGCGTCGCCAATTCTAGCCCGCGTTTGACCTGCCCCAGGTCGCCGTAGAGCGAACCCAGGTCTGCGCGCGTAAAGGAGAGCGGCGCTTGGAAACTGTGCGCGGCGAGGCGCACGGCATTTTCCATCGCGGTGATGGCGTCCGCGATGTGCCCTAACTCACGATGCGCCTGACCGACCCACGATTGACTGAACGTTTCGCCCCACGTGTTGCCAATGCTTCGGCTGATCTCCAGCGCCTCCAGGGATGCGGTGATGGCTTGTTCATACTCGCCGAGACTGATGTGGATCATCGTTGCGTAACTGAGATTGTCGGTGAGCATTGGCAGGTTGTTCAGCGCGCGCCACATTTGCCGCGATTCCAGGTTCACCGCTTTACCGCGTTCGGACTCGCCTTCCCAACTGTACACCAGACCGATATCGTTCAACAAATACGCGAGTTGTTCGCGCAGATTGTGGGTGCGCGCAATTTCGATGGCTTGATCGCCATACCCAATCGCTTCGCGATAATTGGTGTTGAGGCGCGAGTTGAGGAGCATGAGATTCCACAGGACTTTGGCTTGCGCGGGTTGATCGCCGAGCGCGCGCGCCAGCGCGAGCGCCTGATCGCACAGTGCGTTGGCGCGCGGAATGTCAAACTGTTTGTTGGGGATCGAATAGATCGTCGCGCGCGCGATCAACGCGGCAAGCTCGAGCGCGCGATTGCCGCACGCGCGGGCGTGCGTCTCCATCTCTTCGTAATTCGCCAGCGCCGCATCGTATTGCGAGTTCAACTCGAACTGGCGACCGCGTTTGAGATACAGGTCTTGCAAAACGGCGTCGGAATGCGCGTCGGTATTTTTCGCGATGCCTAGCGCACGGGTGTAATGGGCGATGGCTTCGACGTTCGCGTGTACGCGCGCCGCGATATCGCCCGCGCGAATCGCGTACGTCATCGTTTTCGCGTCGTTGCCGGCGTTCGCGTAATGTTGCATCAACAACGCGGCGTGCTCGTCCAAGCGGTCGGCGTAGATTTGTTCGTACGCCTGCGCGACGCGCTGGTGAATCTCGCGGCGTTGTTTCTGCAAAAGCGAGTTGTACGCATTCTCTTGTGTCAAGACGTGCTTGAAAATGTACGCCGGTTCTTCTTCGATCAACTGTCGCAAGAGTTGCGCGGTTTCGAGTTCGCCAAGTTGTTGCGTTATATCCATAGCATCAAATTAATTCAGAGACATACGCATCAAAGCGCGCGCGTAATTCTCCGGACGGCAACGAGTTTGATATCTGGCGCGCGGTAACCCGCGCGCGTGTTGCCAATGTGTCATCCCCCCGCACTTGAAGTAGCGCGATGGCAGTCCGCAGGAATAGAGTTGGATTGTCGGTTGGTTGAACGATTTCATGCGCCGTGTCCAAATCGGAAATTCCGGCGGCGTGATCGCCCTTGGCGAGCCGGGCTTGTCCGCGTGTGACGAGCGCCGCGATTTCGTATTTGACGCGAAAGGTCGCGCGGCTCTGCTCGAGGGATTCGTTTGCCTTTTCAATCGCCTCGTCGTATTGGGAACGCGCGAGCGCGAGCTCGGCGCGGGCTTGGACGAACCGGTTTTGCCATAACCAGCGATGACTCCCATACGTCAAGGGGATAGCGTCGGCTACTTCTTTCATCAGATGCTCGGCGCCGTGCACGAGACCGCGCCGCGCAAAGTTCAATAACAAATCAATTGCCGCGCTGACTTGGGCGGGACCAAACTTGGCGGCGCGACCGATCTCCCGCGCTTCCCGCGCGAGCGTTTCTGCGCCGGCAAAATCAAAGAGATCGAGATGAACGCCGCCTTCCATCGCGACGGCGCGCGCGAGCCACGGACCTCCGCCATGCTCCCGCGCAAATTCACGCGCCCGGCGAAACGTATCCAACGCCGCGCCATAGTGTCCCATCCCCGCCTGCGCCAATCCCAGGATGCCGAAACTTTGCATGATGGTCGTGTTGTCGAAAATTTCGAAAGCGCGCGTGATGGCGGTCTCATTCGCTTCTATTGCCGGTTGGTATTCACCGAGCCAATAGCGCGTCAGACCCACCAGCGATATGGCTTGGATCAACTCCGGTGTGCGTAATTCGCGGGCGCGACTAAAGGCGCGCTCAAACATCGCGATGCCGGCGCGCGGGCGTCCTTGCGCCGTTTCCCAAAATGCAATGCCGCACATCGCGCTGGACGCGAGTTTGTCATTGCCGAGCTGTTCCGCCAGGGCTAATGCTTCTTCGCCGACTTGATGCGCGGCTTGAGCATCGAATAACCAACGGTAAACATTGGCGAGGTAGAGCAACACTTGTGCCCGTTGTTCCAGTTGCGTCGGGGACAAAAGCGCCAGCGCGCTCTCCAATTCCTTTTTTGCTTCAGTCCACGCCGCCAGCTCCGTCAATGCTTTGCCGCGTTCAGTATGCAAAGATGCCTTCAGTCGGTTATCGTTGCGCCGTTCGGCGATGGCAAGCGCACGCGAGATCAGTTCCACTTGTTCGCGCGCGGCGAAAGACCGCCGCGCATATTCTGCCGCCCGCTGAAGATATTCCAATGCCTTGCGGTCTTCTTCCGCGCATTCGAAATGTTGCGCCAGCAACGCGGCGTGCTCGTCTAGTTGGTCGGCATAAAGTTGTTCACAGGCGAACGCCACGCGGCGATGAATCTCGCGACGTTGTTTTTGCAACAGCGATTGGTACGCCGCGTCTTGCGTCAACGCGTGTTTGAAGATATACGCCGGTTCGGCATCAATCAAATGCCGCACCAGTTGCGCGGTTTCGAGTTGCGCGAGGGTGTCTTGTACACTCATCGCGACTCTATCACCGCGCGCACAGCAGGCAAACTCAAAAACGATTCGCGCAAACTTGTCCCGCGCGAAGTCGAGGAATCCTCCGGCGTGTGCGCGGCGATGAAAGCGATCACCTCACGCGCGTAGGTGCGCATGGTCTCGGCGGCGGCGAGATCGCCGTGCGCCTCGGCGACCTGGCTTTGGGCAACCAGGATTGTCCACAACGCGCGCCGCGAACCGAGCGCTTGCGCGTCGTCATATGCTTGACCCAGGACGGCTTGGGCTTGGTTCAGTTCACCTTTTGCCAACCAGGCGCGTCCCTGCAAAGCCAGGATGTCTGAAACGAATGGTCGAAACTGGACGGCACGCGCCCGCACCAGGATGTCTTCAGTCATCGCGAGAACGCGCGCGGGTTCGCCACGCGCGAGCGCGATTTCGCCGTGGACTCCGACGATGAAGATCGGCGCAAACCAACTCAGGTCGTTCAGATCAAGGTTTTTTGCGGCTTCTTGAATGAGGGAATCGGCGCGCGTCAGATTTCCATTCAGGCGATATAGTTCTGCCAGGATGGCTGATAACCAAGCGCGAAATGGCACATTCAGGTCTTTGGCTTGGACGAGACTGGCTTGAACAAGTTCGATGCCGGCTTCCGGATTCCCCATCAGCCCGTACACCCAGCCCAGCATCCCACGCGCGAGCGCGGCGCCGATCACGAAACCGGCTTGCTGACCCAGCTCGGTCGCTTGGCGCAATGCGTGGATGGCATCCGCGACCATGCCGCGTTCGAACGCGAGATACCCAATTGCCCATTGACTGTACGACTGATTCCACAAGTTGCCGATGGACTGGCTGATCGTGAATGCCTCGCGCGCAAGACGATCCGCCGTGTCGTAATCACCACTGTAGAAATACCCTTCCGCAGAGGTGGCGAGATTGTCGGCGAGCATGGGCAGGTTGTCCAACTCGCGCCACAACTCGCGTGCCTGCGCGATGACCGCGCGCCCTTCTTCGATGCGTCCGACCGCGTAATAATTACGCGACAGATCATTCAGCGTAAATGCCGTTTGCTCGTTCAAGTTCAATCGTCGCGCGAGCGCGAGCGATTCCTCGCCGTGACGAACCGCGCGTGGATAGTCAGACCGAAAATAATCTGCCAACATCATCGTCCAAAGGATTTTTGATTCCGCTTTCGCATCGTCCAACTCGCGCGCGAGCGAAAGCGCGCGGTTGGACAATTCTTGCGCCAGCGCCAGGTCTTGTCCCTGCGTCGGCGCGGAGTGCACGGTCGCGCGCGCCATCAGCGAGGCGAGTTCCATCGCGCGGTTGCCGCGCGCGTGCGCGCATGTTTCCATCGCGCGGTAATTCGCGAGCGCGTCGGTATAGCGTCCCGACATTTCTAACGCGCGTCCGAGTTTGAGGTACACCTCCTGGAGCGGTGAATCGCGCGCGCCGATCCGTTGCGCGATTTCGACGGCGCGTGTGTAATGCATGATCGCCTCGGCGTTGGCATACACGCGCGCCGCCGCGTCGCCCGCGCGCATCGAATACTCCAGGGTCTTGGCGTCGTCCCCCGCTTCGCCGTAGTGTTGCGCGAGCAACGCGGCAACCCCGTCGAGTTGTCCATCGGCGACTTGTTCGTACGCGCGTGCGACGCGCAGATGAATGTCGCGGCGTGTCGCACGCAAGAGTGAGTGATAAATGGTCTCTTGCGTCAAGGTATGTTTGAACGCAAACGACTCGTCCGCCTCGACTCGGCGCACGAGTTGTGCGCTTTCAAGTTGAGTTAGCCATGTGTCAAGATTCATGTTTTACGAACGACCTGTTCTTGTGTTATATTCAAAGCAAGGAGTTGGCTTATGTCTGCGATTGTTTCTGCACGCGCGATTCCAAGCGAACAACGAACTGAACATCCCCAGATCACGCGGATCCAAGGTGTTCAAGGTGGCATTCCGATCGTGCGCGGGACACGCATCCCGGTGCGTCTCATCGCGCAAATGTACCGCGCCGGTGACTCCGTTGACGATATTCTCAAGACCTATCCTCATCTTGGCGCGACATCGGTTCACGACGCGATTAGTTATTATCTCGACCATCGCGCGGAAATCGAGCAGGAAATCATTGAGCACCGCGTTGAAAATATTCTAGCGCAGAACGCTGCGCGCGCGGATGAGCGCGGCTCTATCATTTTTAATCAAGCGCCGAAAGATGCCTGAAGAACCTCGTTGATTCATCGCGCTTTACACTGACGAAGACGTAACAAGCGAGTTGGCGGAAGCGATTCGACAGCGCGGTCTTGCCGCGCAAAGCGCCGCTGAAGCCGGCTTGTTGGATGCGGATGATCCCGTGCATCTTGCGTACGCGTCTGAATGTGG is drawn from Chloroflexota bacterium and contains these coding sequences:
- a CDS encoding DUF433 domain-containing protein, with amino-acid sequence MSAIVSARAIPSEQRTEHPQITRIQGVQGGIPIVRGTRIPVRLIAQMYRAGDSVDDILKTYPHLGATSVHDAISYYLDHRAEIEQEIIEHRVENILAQNAARADERGSIIFNQAPKDA
- a CDS encoding SRPBCC family protein translates to MWQNEVSIGIAAPIDQVYRYLADFTRHNEWSMSVATIEQTTPGQIGVGAKFKASEILPTKIVSFARITALDAPHRVGWESTDYRVFRTNWEFRMSAPAGGTHLVQHVTFHPLGLLGQILLLIRKRQVPAENLKSLNRIKKILEQ
- a CDS encoding tetratricopeptide repeat protein, giving the protein MKIENILTQLETAQLVRRFSEEEATYIFMNALTQDAAYAAILKKTRRDIHLQVAQTLELRYAERLDEFAALLAQHYAAAEHDAKTLEYAARAGDWAARVYANAEAVAHFTRAIEIARASADNMRIRYLYSRRGRELELASQFPAALANYAEMEELARTRGDRTLVLSALVAQCQIRCTANSEFNPSLGEPLAEKALLLARETTDRAAESKILWILVNLYRFTNRWVHACEAGEASLAIARELNLVEQTAFTLNDLSHAYGFSGNFNRARELIQEATLRWREQGNLPMLADSLATTSLYDTFNGEWDEALALSDEASRISQDIGNLWGQTYSLSMVGAVYWARGESTRAIDVMEETLRLSAQSGYSLPQLITRADLGIALASLGAFERGLEHARGALEFADAHYAGVRPYAQSTLVQIFLWMKDLAQAAATFDLFPSNADHISPLFSFYGLLANVRLTFAQGEYAATLDASVRLLRQLEESSLRASIPESLFYKGLAEHALGRPEQARASLLRARDGAVALQARWLLWQIFGALGEIELAIGETSRAQSFFAESRKLVVDIAERAPAELRASFLNLPSVRKLEVRHVAK